The nucleotide window CACTGGGATTAAGAATATTGAGTTTCGCCTCTCTCTCACTTTTATTTGTCCTGACGACAAATCCCATCCGCTTTCTTCACAGTTTGATGCAGCAATGCAGGCTATCACCCAAATTGGCCTATTCCATCATGGCTGGGTATCAATTCCTTCCTTTGATAAAGGAAGAGTTTGAGATTATCAGGAATGCTCACCTTGTGCGGGGAGCAGGGAGATCAAGAACCATAATGGATAAAATCAGGCAAATCAAGAAATATACCATCCCTTTGCTTGCAAACGGGATCAGAAAAGCAGAGAGAACAGCGATTGCGATGGAGTCAAAAGGTTTTACAGGGGATAAAAACAGAGAGTATTATCATATCATCACTATTTCAAAAAAAGACTGGCTGCTTTCCTGTGTGCTCGTCAGCATTGTATTTATCAGCATAACTGTTTCTTT belongs to Mesobacillus sp. AQ2 and includes:
- a CDS encoding energy-coupling factor transporter transmembrane component T; this encodes MLNNMNPSLKAFSVLIGIIMLSVFFDPITPLISLILTVAITFVLGKVSLKRWILLFSPFIFMSIVYVWSSLLFPRTYPGDNIIWQWQFISITSEGLLRSLALGLRILSFASLSLLFVLTTNPIRFLHSLMQQCRLSPKLAYSIMAGYQFLPLIKEEFEIIRNAHLVRGAGRSRTIMDKIRQIKKYTIPLLANGIRKAERTAIAMESKGFTGDKNREYYHIITISKKDWLLSCVLVSIVFISITVSFLFGYLNFYNGQL